One window from the genome of Myxococcales bacterium encodes:
- a CDS encoding tyrosine--tRNA ligase, with product MNILEELRARQLVADVTHEAELAALLTGDKVPHYAGHDPTATSLHVGHLVPIIIQARLQRAGHRPIALVGGATGMIGDPSGKSAERNLLDAETLQQNVAAIGTQLRRFFDFDEGPAGAKLVNNFDWTKDISYIDFLRDIGKHITVNYMLAKDSVRTRLQDREQGISYTEFSYMLLQAYDYVHLAKHFGCRLQIGGSDQWGNITAGTELWRKLGHETQIFGLTAPLLTDSAGEKMGKTSTGQRVWLDASKTSPYAFYQYWLGAADADVAKFLKMFSWRPLQELDDVIAAHAAAPHERLAQKTLAEDFTRWVHGQPGVATAQAATAVMFGSSLEGISDDTLRALQADLPTGDIDGAALAAGLSVLDLLVAGGLCKSKGDAKRLVAAGGAYLNNVRVPDEKLIVTNEHRASASFILLRSGKKDYRLIRIS from the coding sequence ATGAACATTCTCGAAGAACTTCGCGCTCGCCAGCTCGTGGCCGATGTCACTCATGAGGCGGAGCTCGCTGCCCTGCTCACGGGCGATAAGGTGCCGCACTATGCCGGGCACGACCCAACCGCCACCAGCCTGCACGTTGGGCACTTGGTGCCGATCATCATTCAGGCACGGCTGCAACGCGCCGGCCATCGCCCCATTGCGCTGGTCGGCGGCGCCACCGGCATGATCGGCGATCCGTCGGGCAAGAGCGCCGAGCGCAACTTGCTAGACGCGGAGACCTTGCAACAGAATGTCGCGGCGATCGGCACGCAGCTGCGGCGCTTTTTTGACTTCGACGAAGGCCCCGCCGGCGCCAAGCTGGTCAACAACTTCGACTGGACCAAGGACATCTCCTATATCGATTTTCTGCGCGACATCGGCAAGCACATCACGGTCAACTACATGCTCGCCAAGGACTCGGTGCGCACGCGCCTGCAAGACCGCGAGCAAGGCATCAGCTACACCGAATTCTCGTACATGCTGCTTCAGGCCTACGATTATGTGCATCTCGCCAAGCACTTTGGTTGTCGGCTGCAAATTGGTGGCTCCGACCAGTGGGGCAATATCACCGCGGGCACCGAGCTATGGCGCAAGCTTGGTCATGAGACGCAAATCTTTGGCCTCACGGCGCCGCTGCTTACCGACAGCGCCGGCGAAAAAATGGGCAAGACCTCGACCGGTCAACGGGTGTGGCTCGACGCCAGCAAGACCTCGCCTTACGCCTTCTACCAATACTGGCTGGGCGCGGCCGATGCCGACGTGGCGAAGTTTCTCAAGATGTTTTCGTGGCGGCCGCTGCAGGAGCTCGACGACGTCATCGCCGCGCACGCCGCCGCACCGCATGAGCGACTGGCGCAAAAAACCCTCGCCGAGGATTTTACGCGTTGGGTGCATGGTCAGCCTGGGGTAGCAACCGCGCAGGCCGCGACCGCGGTGATGTTTGGCAGCAGCCTCGAGGGCATCAGCGACGATACGTTGCGCGCCTTGCAGGCCGACCTGCCCACCGGCGACATCGACGGGGCAGCGCTTGCGGCTGGCCTAAGCGTCCTCGACTTGCTCGTCGCCGGCGGCCTTTGCAAATCCAAAGGCGACGCCAAGCGCTTGGTGGCCGCAGGCGGCGCATATCTCAATAACGTGCGCGTGCCCGATGAAAAGCTCATCGTAACCAACGAGCACCGCGCCTCGGCGTCGTTCATCTTGCTTCGCAGCGGCAAAAAAGACTACCGCCTGATTCGAATTAGCTAG
- the rny gene encoding ribonuclease Y: MNPLLLLLAIAIGIAIGATVGAVIFRAKRSPATNARQLAESEAARLRTAAQAEIATLRKTAEIDARDQALKHKAALEEDLSKRKEELATKEAALAAKLRDAERQRKDAERKEADLKGKERSLEGRQKQAEAAVAKAEEAQKQAKERLEQVAGLSADQAKAALEQALRGEAQAGVAAELKRIEDEAAKEAHARSRTIIAAAIARYASEFVHERTVSVIPLPSDDLKGRLIGREGRNIRALEAATGIDLIIDDTAEAISISCFNPMRREVARLAISSLVADGRIHPTRIEESVKKAEKEVDKSCKAAGEQACFDLGIHRVHPELVKTLGSLKFRSSYAQNVLHHSIEVAYLAGLMAAELGINVKLARRAGLLHDIGRAIDHEHEGDHGAVGADFARKHNESPRVCQAIRLHHSESSEMGVLEHVIAAANSLSAQRPGARRETLASYVKRLEDLEKLCQSFEGVDRVYALQAGREVRVMVENASLDDAAAMLLAKDIAKSIEQQAAYAGGVRVVVVRETRASDYAR; the protein is encoded by the coding sequence ATGAATCCCTTGCTTCTTCTGCTCGCGATTGCCATCGGCATCGCTATAGGCGCGACTGTCGGCGCCGTGATCTTTCGCGCCAAGCGCAGCCCTGCCACCAATGCTCGCCAGCTTGCTGAGAGCGAGGCCGCGAGGCTGCGCACCGCCGCCCAGGCTGAAATCGCTACGCTGCGTAAGACCGCGGAGATCGACGCGCGCGATCAGGCCCTCAAGCACAAGGCCGCGTTGGAAGAGGACCTCAGCAAACGCAAAGAAGAGCTGGCCACCAAGGAGGCCGCGCTGGCGGCCAAGCTGCGCGATGCCGAGCGCCAGCGCAAAGACGCCGAGCGCAAGGAAGCCGACCTAAAGGGCAAGGAGCGCTCGCTTGAGGGCCGACAAAAGCAGGCCGAGGCCGCCGTCGCCAAGGCCGAGGAGGCGCAAAAACAAGCCAAGGAGCGGCTCGAGCAAGTGGCAGGCCTCTCGGCCGATCAAGCCAAGGCCGCGCTCGAGCAGGCGCTGCGCGGTGAAGCGCAGGCCGGCGTCGCGGCCGAGCTCAAGCGCATCGAAGACGAGGCCGCCAAGGAGGCCCACGCCCGCTCGCGCACCATCATCGCCGCGGCGATTGCGCGCTATGCGAGCGAATTTGTCCATGAGCGCACGGTGTCGGTGATCCCGCTGCCATCTGATGACCTCAAAGGCCGGCTCATTGGGCGCGAAGGTCGCAACATCCGCGCGCTTGAGGCGGCGACGGGCATCGACCTCATCATCGATGACACCGCCGAGGCGATTTCGATTAGCTGTTTTAATCCCATGCGCCGTGAAGTCGCGCGCCTGGCGATTAGTTCGCTCGTCGCCGATGGCCGCATTCACCCAACGCGTATTGAAGAATCGGTTAAGAAGGCCGAAAAAGAAGTCGACAAGAGCTGCAAGGCCGCCGGCGAACAAGCTTGTTTTGATCTAGGGATTCATCGGGTGCATCCCGAGCTGGTCAAGACGCTGGGCAGCCTTAAGTTTCGCTCGTCGTACGCGCAAAACGTGCTGCATCACTCGATCGAGGTCGCCTACCTCGCGGGCCTCATGGCCGCCGAGCTCGGCATCAACGTCAAGCTGGCGCGGCGCGCCGGCCTGTTGCACGATATCGGCCGGGCGATCGATCACGAGCACGAAGGCGATCACGGCGCGGTCGGCGCTGACTTCGCGCGCAAGCACAACGAATCGCCACGCGTCTGCCAAGCGATTCGCCTCCACCATAGCGAGAGCAGCGAGATGGGCGTGCTCGAGCACGTCATTGCGGCGGCCAACTCGCTCTCGGCGCAGCGCCCCGGCGCGCGCCGCGAGACGCTCGCTAGCTACGTCAAACGCCTCGAAGACCTCGAAAAGCTGTGTCAGTCGTTCGAGGGCGTCGATCGCGTTTACGCGTTGCAAGCCGGTCGCGAGGTGCGCGTCATGGTCGAGAACGCCTCGCTCGACGACGCGGCAGCCATGCTGCTCGCCAAAGACATCGCCAAATCCATCGAGCAGCAGGCCGCGTATGCCGGCGGCGTCCGCGTGGTGGTTGTGCGCGAAACGCGCGCCTCCGACTATGCGCGCTAA